The window CCTGCGGTGGGAGTCGTCGTCCCGATGCCGACGTTGCCGCCGTTTGGATTTAACGATAAATTATGATAAACGCCAAGAGTTGCTCTGTTGGTAGCCTGTATCCAACCAGTAGGTCCGCTTCCGTAGAATCCAAAATCCATAACACCATTATTTAATCCTTGCCCTATACGAAAACTCCCTGTTTGTGTTGAGCCAGTTGTTGCTGGAAGTCCGTTATCTCCTAAAATGTCCAATTTTAAACCAGGATTTGTCGTCCCGATGCCCACATTCCCGGCATTGGTATTGTAGATAGCGGTGGAAGAAGCGGCCCAGCCCACCCCTCCGAGAACAGACCAACTGCCGCTCGTATAACCCCGGAAAGCGTTGGAAGCGGTGTTGTAATAGATGGACCCGTTCTGGGCTCCGGCCACGGGGTCAGTTGTAAGTTGGCCCACGTTGAGAAGATTGGAAATATTGATGTCTTTCCAACGGTTGGTGGAAGCGATGCCGATGGAGAAAGAATTGTCGGTGTTAGGCACTAGGCTATCGTCAAAGGTAGCGGCACTCACTCTGCCGATGGCGATCTTGAGGGCTCTCGTTATCTGCTGGTAGGGATTCTGGCTGTTGTAGGTCAAAGCCAGGTTGACCTGGACAATGGCGTGGGCGTCGGGGTTTTCGTATTTGGTGGCCTGAAACTGGGCAACCTTTACCTGGTTGTTGGTGATGGGAATGACCTCTCCCGTGCCCTGTTGGAGATAGATGCCGTTTGCATCGGAAGAAATGATGGTGGGATCTAAAGAAGACGAAGCCATTCTCAGGACCAGGGTGGAAGAAGCCACTCCGGCCGGATTTTGGATGTTGGCGCTTTCCCTGACCAACCTTTGGATGGTTGACTGGACAAAGGCCAGCTGCTGGGTGAGCTCGGCATCAGCCGAGGTCTGGGTCTGAACCCGGGTGAAGGTGACGAGGACGCCGGAAAAGACCCCGACGGAGATGGCGAAGATGACTGTATAAATCAGCAATTCAATCAGGGTATAGCCGCCTTGGTTTGATGTTGATTGATACTTATTGATATTCATAGATATTGGTTGATATTGATTTAACGACTCTGGTTGATTGCTCGAGCAGGAGAAACAAAAACCCCGCTCTGATGGGGCGGGTTGGTTAAACTGCTGTTCAAATCAAAAACCACCTTGATCAAAAAGGCGACGGTGAGAATCAGGAGGAAATTGATTATTGCTAAGCGGCGGACCTGCTTACTAGCCGCGCTTTGGCTCTCTCTCTCTCTCTCTCTCTCTCTCGGGACTTGTGACAAGGATTGGAAGAGGTGAAAAAGTTTCATAACAATATTATAGCATTTTTTATGCTAAAAAACGTTAGTGAACCGCGCAGGTGATACAAGGGTCGTAAGCCCGGATGAGCATTTCAATTAATTTCTGGGCTTCATCTTGGGAAATTTTGGGCGACTGGTCTAAAATCGCCTGAACGCT of the bacterium genome contains:
- a CDS encoding prepilin-type N-terminal cleavage/methylation domain-containing protein → MNINKYQSTSNQGGYTLIELLIYTVIFAISVGVFSGVLVTFTRVQTQTSADAELTQQLAFVQSTIQRLVRESANIQNPAGVASSTLVLRMASSSLDPTIISSDANGIYLQQGTGEVIPITNNQVKVAQFQATKYENPDAHAIVQVNLALTYNSQNPYQQITRALKIAIGRVSAATFDDSLVPNTDNSFSIGIASTNRWKDINISNLLNVGQLTTDPVAGAQNGSIYYNTASNAFRGYTSGSWSVLGGVGWAASSTAIYNTNAGNVGIGTTNPGLKLDILGDNGLPATTGSTQTGSFRIGQGLNNGVMDFGFYGSGPTGWIQATNRATLGVYHNLSLNPNGGNVGIGTTTPTAGKLVVNGTIDVSSNRITSVAAPTASTDAATKGYVDAAASTALITSTDCATAGWTWDSSQNVCVSPRKYITSRTTWNSCGTYYDAGGWVNGPDNATCPPTYDNPSYQIYGSTIYLPEYTCVVTASTDTMVERMQAFVAFTSGDASATTFGSLIQMGTRETDNAAHKNWSALAVADCVDGVKDLGKYYQPQEGCPSNLTNCNNYSYYGEYNTRNNMLLGWTGASGSHLPDPAEYRQSCTNLSLSDSGYWLWSAAVGSYNGTYWSGNARVLGGSGCSSEGGNDTGYPGRSFRVFVRP